From Trichoderma atroviride chromosome 1, complete sequence, one genomic window encodes:
- a CDS encoding uncharacterized protein (EggNog:ENOG41~SECRETED:SignalP(1-16)), translating into MARSLALLALASGALAAQSTTVGLLLPYADIQTIDASIIGADSTATTYLVGCPKGEDSSDCGFATSQTITQGPSTWIYTATFSADPADETDLSGSEVQGGSCKLNTKADAADCTMYMTATVTGSVTSTTSATTMTFLDVQTPVTVTAGFDKLKAAPGSTATDASTTAPASTDASSTGPAQTTLSKHTSTGTQTGSSTSKPTSTNAAGIVNSQGGLLAGVAAIVGGAMML; encoded by the exons ATGGCCCGTTCACTCGCTCTTCTCGCCCTGGCCAGCGGCGCTTTGGCCGCCCAGTCCACCACCGTcggtctgctgctgccctaTGCCGATATCCAGACCATCGACGCCTCAATCATCGGTGCCGATAGCACGGCCACCACGTACCTCGTTGGCTGCCCCAAGGGAGAGGACTCCAGCGACTGCGGATTCGCTACCAGCCAGACAATCACTCAGGGCCCGTCCACCTGGATCTACACAGCAACCTTTAGCGCCGACCCTGCTGATGAGACTGA CCTTTCAGGCTCTGAAGTCCAAGGAGGCTCGTGCAAGCTCAACACCAaggccgacgccgccgacTGCACCATGTACATGACGGCCACCGTCACCGGCTCCGTCACTTCCACCACCTCGGCCACCACCATGACTTTCCTCGACGTCCAGACCCCCGTTACCGTCACCGCCGGCTtcgacaagctcaaggctgctCCTGGCTCCACGGCCACAGATGCCTCGACCACTGCTCCCGCCAGCACCGACGCTTCTTCCACCGGCCCTGCACAGACTACTCTTTCCAAGCACACTTCAACCGGAACTCAGACTGgttccagcaccagcaagcccaccagcaccaacgcTGCCGGCATTGTGAACAGCCAGGGCGGTCTATTGGCTGGTGTCGCCGCCATTGTTGGTGGCGCCATGATGCTGTGA